One region of Streptomyces sp. CG4 genomic DNA includes:
- a CDS encoding DoxX family protein, protein MILSASLTCLIALIFALLGAAKILALGPMPEPAAHAGFTTAAYRVIGTPELAGAIGVALGPVVPLCGGLAGIALLMLLAGAVTTHVRKGDGLTKLLPAVTCAALVAWYLVLLAGL, encoded by the coding sequence GTGATCCTCTCCGCCTCGCTGACCTGTCTCATCGCGTTGATCTTCGCCCTGCTGGGCGCGGCCAAGATCCTGGCCCTGGGTCCGATGCCCGAGCCGGCCGCCCACGCCGGCTTCACCACCGCGGCCTACCGGGTCATCGGCACGCCGGAGCTGGCGGGCGCCATCGGCGTGGCCCTCGGCCCGGTCGTACCGCTGTGCGGCGGCCTGGCCGGTATCGCGCTGCTGATGCTGCTCGCCGGTGCCGTGACCACGCACGTACGCAAGGGCGACGGGCTGACCAAACTCCTCCCCGCGGTGACATGCGCTGCTTTGGTCGCCTGGTATCTCGTAC
- a CDS encoding acetoacetate--CoA ligase, with the protein MTTPHSTPCPEPFLPPDPQAAAGSRIADFARWTARHQGAETIQDPTDYQALHHWSVTDLEGFWAAVWEYFDIDATTPYERVLADETMPGARWFPGASLNYAHHALRNLDPEALAITALDETGAAYEITGRELRAQVASVAATLRDLGVGQGDRVVGYLPNTPHAVIAFLATATLGAVWSVCGQDYAPEAAADRFAQLEPTVLITADGYLFNGTRHDRRAASLDLAAALPTLKATVLVDHLGHAWPPTRAARLTVPWEDAATRTEDLAIAPVPFDHPLWIVFSSGTTGLPKGIVHGHGGVLLEHLKTLGLHSDLGPGDRLLWYTTTHWMMWNLVVSTLLTGATTCTYDGSPAPVAHPDVLWELAARHKVTVFGTSPQYLLAMAKLGVDPAAHDLSAVRVIGCTGSALPASAYPWVRDHVGAGIQLASTSGGTDVVSGFAGSAPTTPVWAGELSAPNLGVALAAYDGAGRPVVDQVGELVVTRPMPSMPLYFWNDPDGSRYRDTYFTAYPGVWRHGDWITLTSHGSVIVHGRSDATLNRNGVRLGSADIHDIVERLPEIAEALVIGAEEPDGGYWMPLFVVLADGVGLDESLCEKIRDAIRTGASPRHVPDEILAVPAIPHTKTGKKLEVPVKRLLQGTPADQVLNPSAVDNPDLIAYFAGLGAERRQARRPHTPEGVS; encoded by the coding sequence ATGACCACCCCGCACTCCACGCCGTGTCCGGAGCCCTTCCTGCCGCCCGACCCCCAAGCGGCCGCCGGCAGCCGCATCGCGGACTTTGCCCGCTGGACCGCCCGGCACCAGGGCGCCGAAACGATCCAGGACCCCACCGACTACCAGGCCCTGCACCACTGGTCCGTCACGGACCTGGAAGGATTCTGGGCCGCGGTGTGGGAGTACTTCGACATCGACGCCACCACTCCGTACGAGCGGGTGCTGGCCGATGAGACCATGCCGGGTGCGCGCTGGTTCCCGGGCGCCTCCCTCAACTACGCCCACCACGCGCTGCGCAACCTGGACCCGGAGGCGCTCGCGATCACCGCGCTGGACGAGACCGGAGCCGCCTACGAGATCACGGGCCGGGAGCTGCGCGCCCAGGTCGCCTCCGTCGCCGCCACCCTGCGCGACCTGGGCGTCGGACAGGGCGACCGGGTGGTCGGCTACCTGCCCAACACGCCCCACGCCGTCATCGCCTTCCTCGCCACCGCCACCCTGGGCGCGGTGTGGTCGGTGTGCGGCCAGGACTACGCGCCCGAGGCCGCAGCCGACCGCTTCGCCCAGCTCGAACCCACGGTGCTCATCACCGCGGACGGCTACCTCTTCAACGGCACCCGCCACGACCGCCGCGCCGCCTCCCTCGACCTCGCCGCCGCCCTTCCCACGCTCAAGGCCACGGTCCTCGTGGATCACCTGGGCCATGCGTGGCCCCCGACCCGGGCCGCGCGACTGACGGTTCCCTGGGAGGACGCGGCCACCCGCACCGAGGACCTCGCCATCGCCCCGGTTCCGTTCGACCACCCGCTGTGGATCGTCTTCTCCTCCGGCACCACCGGCCTACCCAAGGGCATCGTCCACGGCCACGGAGGCGTCCTGCTCGAACACCTCAAGACCCTCGGCCTGCACTCCGACCTCGGTCCCGGCGACCGCCTGCTGTGGTACACCACCACCCACTGGATGATGTGGAACCTCGTCGTCTCCACCCTGCTGACCGGCGCCACCACCTGCACCTACGACGGCAGCCCCGCGCCGGTGGCGCACCCGGACGTCCTGTGGGAGCTGGCGGCCCGCCACAAGGTCACCGTCTTCGGCACCAGCCCCCAGTACCTGCTGGCCATGGCCAAGCTCGGCGTCGACCCCGCCGCGCACGACCTTTCGGCCGTCCGCGTCATCGGCTGCACCGGCTCCGCCCTGCCCGCCTCCGCCTACCCCTGGGTCCGCGACCACGTCGGCGCCGGCATCCAGCTGGCCTCCACCAGCGGCGGCACGGACGTCGTCTCCGGCTTCGCCGGCAGCGCCCCCACCACCCCGGTGTGGGCGGGTGAACTGTCGGCTCCCAACCTCGGGGTGGCGCTCGCGGCGTACGACGGCGCGGGACGGCCGGTCGTCGACCAGGTCGGCGAACTGGTCGTCACCCGGCCCATGCCGTCGATGCCGCTGTACTTCTGGAACGACCCCGACGGCAGCCGCTACCGCGACACCTACTTCACCGCCTACCCGGGCGTGTGGCGGCACGGGGACTGGATCACTCTCACCTCCCACGGCTCGGTGATCGTGCACGGCCGCTCCGACGCCACGCTCAACCGCAACGGCGTCCGCCTGGGCAGCGCCGACATCCACGACATCGTCGAACGCCTCCCTGAGATCGCCGAGGCCCTCGTCATCGGTGCGGAGGAACCCGACGGCGGCTACTGGATGCCGCTCTTCGTGGTCCTCGCCGACGGGGTCGGTCTGGACGAGTCCCTGTGCGAGAAGATCCGCGACGCGATCCGCACCGGCGCCTCACCCCGCCACGTCCCCGACGAGATCCTCGCCGTGCCGGCCATCCCGCACACGAAGACCGGCAAGAAGCTCGAGGTCCCGGTCAAGCGCCTCCTCCAAGGCACCCCCGCCGACCAAGTCCTCAACCCCTCCGCGGTCGACAACCCCGACCTGATCGCCTACTTCGCCGGCCTGGGCGCCGAACGCCGCCAGGCCCGCCGCCCGCACACCCCCGAAGGCGTCTCGTGA